A single genomic interval of Acidovorax sp. 1608163 harbors:
- a CDS encoding LysR family transcriptional regulator codes for MDWDNLRYFLELARLGTLAGAARRLSVEHTTVSRRIQALEKQMGVALFAREAGGHRLTEAGRQLLPAVESMESAVLGAERAAPASHEGPSGLVRVGATEGFGTLILAPQLAHLTRKHPHLSIDLLALPRMLHLSRREADIVISLERPTRGSVIVSRLSDYALYLYGQREYLARKPLVSCREDLRHHAFVSYVDDLLFTKELQFLDALYPPERFAFRSTSITAQYEAVRAGAGLAVLPAFLADRDPVLARVLPEEARFTRTFWMSMPSEAKHLARMQVTWAFLRETAVASKPLLLPGVAPRS; via the coding sequence ATGGACTGGGACAACCTGCGCTATTTTTTGGAATTGGCCCGCCTGGGCACTTTGGCGGGCGCGGCGCGGCGCCTGTCGGTGGAGCACACCACCGTGTCCCGCCGCATCCAGGCCCTGGAAAAGCAGATGGGCGTGGCCCTGTTTGCCCGTGAGGCGGGCGGCCATCGGCTGACAGAGGCCGGGCGGCAGTTGCTGCCTGCGGTGGAGTCGATGGAGTCTGCAGTGCTGGGGGCCGAGCGCGCGGCACCGGCGTCGCACGAAGGCCCCTCGGGCTTGGTGCGTGTGGGGGCCACCGAGGGCTTTGGCACCTTGATTTTGGCGCCGCAGCTCGCACACCTCACCCGCAAGCACCCGCACCTGTCGATCGACCTGCTGGCTTTGCCGCGCATGCTGCATTTGTCGCGGCGCGAGGCGGACATCGTCATATCGCTGGAGCGGCCCACGCGCGGGTCGGTGATCGTGAGCCGCTTGTCGGACTACGCGCTGTACCTCTATGGCCAGCGCGAATACCTGGCGCGCAAGCCTTTGGTGTCGTGCCGCGAGGACCTGCGCCACCATGCGTTTGTGAGCTATGTGGACGACCTGCTGTTCACCAAAGAGCTGCAATTTTTGGACGCGCTGTACCCGCCCGAGCGGTTTGCCTTTCGCAGCACCAGCATCACCGCGCAGTACGAGGCGGTGCGCGCTGGCGCGGGTTTGGCGGTGTTGCCCGCATTTTTGGCCGACCGTGACCCGGTGCTGGCGCGCGTGCTGCCCGAAGAGGCGCGATTCACCCGCACCTTTTGGATGAGCATGCCGTCTGAAGCCAAACACCTGGCGCGCATGCAGGTGACCTGGGCGTTTTTGCGTGAGACGGCTGTTGCAAGCAAGCCCCTGTTGCTGCCGGGCGTTGCACCCCGGTCGTGA
- a CDS encoding DUF3309 family protein, with product MSLSLILLIVLILILVGALPTWGHSRAWGYGPSGGVGLVVLILVVLLLTGRI from the coding sequence ATGTCACTCTCACTCATTCTTTTGATCGTCCTCATCCTCATTCTGGTGGGGGCATTGCCCACCTGGGGCCATAGCCGGGCATGGGGCTACGGGCCCAGCGGAGGCGTCGGGCTGGTGGTGCTGATTCTGGTCGTGCTGCTGCTGACGGGCAGGATTTAA
- a CDS encoding M24 family metallopeptidase codes for MLKKPHLIKSPADIAMARAAGRMAADVLHMIAEHVRPGVSTEALDRLCHDYIVNVQKAVPANVGYLGFPKTVCTSLNHVVCHGIPSPGQVLREGTS; via the coding sequence GTGCTGAAGAAACCCCACCTCATCAAATCCCCCGCAGACATTGCCATGGCCCGCGCCGCAGGCCGCATGGCGGCCGATGTGCTGCACATGATTGCCGAGCATGTGCGCCCCGGCGTGAGCACCGAGGCGCTGGACCGGCTGTGCCATGACTACATCGTCAACGTGCAAAAGGCGGTGCCCGCGAATGTGGGCTACCTGGGGTTTCCGAAGACGGTGTGCACTTCGCTCAACCATGTGGTGTGCCACGGCATCCCTTCGCCGGGGCAGGTGCTGCGCGAGGGGACATCCTGA
- the map gene encoding type I methionyl aminopeptidase — translation MHFAQPCGVPRHPFAGAGAARGDILNIDVAVIKDGWYGDTSRMYLVGAVSPLARRLVDTTLEAMQAGIAQVKPGATLGDVGHAIQTVAHRERFSVVREYCGHGIGKTYHEEPQVLHYGQRGQGLVLEPGMVFTIEPMINAGKRDTQELADGWTVVTRDRSLSAQWEHMVAVTETGHEVLTPWP, via the coding sequence GTGCACTTCGCTCAACCATGTGGTGTGCCACGGCATCCCTTCGCCGGGGCAGGTGCTGCGCGAGGGGACATCCTGAACATCGACGTGGCCGTGATCAAGGACGGCTGGTATGGCGACACCAGCCGCATGTACCTGGTGGGCGCCGTGAGCCCGCTGGCGCGCCGCCTGGTGGACACGACGCTGGAGGCCATGCAGGCAGGCATTGCCCAGGTCAAGCCCGGGGCCACTCTGGGCGATGTGGGCCACGCCATCCAGACGGTGGCGCACCGCGAGCGCTTTAGCGTGGTGCGCGAGTATTGCGGCCACGGCATTGGCAAGACCTACCACGAAGAGCCGCAGGTGCTGCACTACGGCCAGCGCGGCCAGGGGCTGGTGCTGGAGCCCGGCATGGTCTTCACCATCGAGCCCATGATCAACGCAGGCAAGCGCGACACCCAGGAGCTGGCCGACGGCTGGACCGTGGTGACGCGCGACCGATCGCTGTCTGCCCAGTGGGAGCACATGGTTGCGGTGACCGAAACGGGCCACGAGGTGCTGACGCCCTGGCCTTGA
- a CDS encoding PH domain-containing protein: MGLLDAVMGNASKIDAQQIQQEFAKVLAPGEVVEHAYQLIRDYFVFTNKRLVLVDKQGMTGSKVEYHSLPYKSITHFSIETGGTFDLDAELKIWISGSATPFQKQFNKRLSIYEVQAVLASYVLK, translated from the coding sequence ATGGGATTGTTAGACGCCGTCATGGGCAATGCCTCCAAGATCGATGCGCAGCAGATTCAGCAGGAGTTTGCCAAGGTGCTGGCACCGGGCGAAGTGGTGGAGCATGCCTACCAGCTCATTCGCGACTACTTTGTGTTCACCAACAAACGGCTGGTGCTGGTGGACAAGCAGGGCATGACGGGCAGCAAGGTGGAATACCACTCGCTGCCGTACAAAAGCATCACCCATTTCAGCATTGAGACCGGGGGCACTTTCGATCTGGATGCAGAGTTGAAGATCTGGATCTCTGGCAGTGCAACGCCGTTCCAAAAGCAGTTCAACAAACGGCTCAGCATTTACGAAGTGCAGGCGGTGCTGGCCAGCTATGTGCTGAAGTAG
- a CDS encoding EF-hand domain-containing protein, whose protein sequence is MSPLISGLASVASMIFNASSSNAGKAPAARRPADTAEAGPASVVHLSPQAQALAGAAGKALTQSAQAVATAATGAGGAQGSGQGGSVSKQDFQSLLTQFGATEAQKEQLATGLDANKDGSISRDEFLQGLANTQGSKAGSELSQALMQVMDGAGSGGVASPSNGKGDGAVSAKEFAALTTAFAALEKKGVKTV, encoded by the coding sequence ATGTCCCCCCTTATTTCTGGCTTGGCCTCCGTGGCCTCCATGATTTTCAACGCATCGTCCAGCAACGCAGGCAAAGCGCCCGCTGCGCGACGGCCTGCGGATACCGCAGAGGCAGGCCCCGCTTCGGTGGTGCACCTGAGCCCACAGGCCCAGGCGTTGGCGGGCGCTGCGGGCAAGGCACTGACGCAAAGCGCGCAGGCGGTTGCTACGGCTGCCACCGGGGCGGGGGGCGCGCAGGGATCGGGCCAGGGGGGCTCTGTCTCCAAGCAAGATTTTCAATCGCTGCTCACCCAGTTTGGGGCCACCGAGGCACAGAAAGAACAGCTGGCCACCGGGCTGGATGCGAACAAAGACGGATCCATTTCACGCGATGAATTTTTGCAGGGGCTGGCCAATACGCAGGGCTCCAAAGCGGGCAGTGAGCTGTCTCAAGCGTTGATGCAGGTGATGGACGGCGCGGGCAGCGGCGGCGTTGCCAGCCCCAGCAATGGCAAAGGTGACGGGGCCGTGAGCGCCAAGGAGTTTGCCGCGCTGACCACGGCGTTTGCTGCGCTGGAGAAGAAGGGCGTGAAAACCGTTTAG
- a CDS encoding DHA2 family efflux MFS transporter permease subunit: MTAANPTAAPADQAPARAAPAVAAPPGPPPAYPPLKGTALLLGTLSLSLATFMNVLDSSIANVSIPAIAGDLGVSPGQGTWVITSFGVANAISVPLTGWLTQRFGAVRLFTMSVLLFVLTSWLCGFASSLEMLVFFRVLQGLVAGPMIPLSQTLLLASYPRALAGTALALWGVTTLVAPVVGPLLGGWITDNVSWPWIFYINVPVGLLAGLLTWGIYHKRETPIRKLPIDTVGLTLLVLWVGALQLMLDKGKELDWFASGEIITMAVIAVVAFAVFLVWELTDKHPVVDLKLFKGRNFTFGALALSVAYALFFGNVVLLPLWLQQWMGYTATSAGMALAPVGVFAILLTPLVGKKVGQWDPRRMATGAFIVFSTVLWMRSQFTVQTDFIHILIPTLLQGAAMAFFFIPLTTLTLSGIAPERIPAAAGLSNFVRITAGAMGTSIATTLWESRAAMHHAHLTEGLVQGQGVFAQTLDGLVASGLTQMQALAQINRLIDQQAFTRAANDIFLGSAGLFLLLIGLIWLTKRPAKAAGAGAADAAGAH, from the coding sequence ATGACTGCCGCCAACCCCACCGCTGCCCCCGCAGACCAGGCCCCCGCCCGGGCGGCCCCTGCAGTGGCTGCGCCCCCTGGGCCGCCACCAGCCTACCCACCGCTCAAGGGCACGGCTCTGTTGCTGGGCACGCTGTCGCTGTCGCTGGCCACGTTCATGAACGTGCTCGACTCGTCGATTGCCAACGTCTCCATCCCCGCCATCGCCGGTGACCTGGGCGTGAGCCCCGGCCAAGGCACCTGGGTCATCACCAGCTTTGGCGTGGCCAATGCCATCTCCGTGCCGCTCACGGGCTGGCTCACGCAGCGCTTTGGCGCGGTGCGCCTGTTCACCATGAGCGTGCTGCTCTTCGTGCTCACCTCCTGGCTGTGCGGCTTTGCGTCGTCGCTGGAGATGCTGGTCTTCTTCCGCGTGCTGCAGGGCCTGGTGGCCGGGCCGATGATTCCGCTGAGCCAAACCCTGCTGCTGGCCAGCTACCCACGCGCCCTGGCGGGCACGGCGCTGGCGCTGTGGGGGGTGACCACGCTGGTGGCGCCGGTGGTCGGGCCGCTCTTGGGCGGGTGGATCACCGACAACGTCTCCTGGCCCTGGATCTTCTACATCAACGTGCCCGTGGGCCTGCTGGCGGGGTTGCTGACCTGGGGCATCTACCACAAGCGCGAGACCCCCATCCGCAAACTGCCCATCGACACCGTAGGCCTGACGCTGCTGGTGCTGTGGGTGGGCGCGCTGCAGCTCATGCTCGACAAGGGCAAGGAGCTGGACTGGTTTGCCTCGGGCGAGATCATCACCATGGCCGTGATTGCCGTGGTGGCGTTTGCCGTGTTTTTGGTGTGGGAGCTGACGGACAAGCACCCAGTGGTGGACTTGAAGCTTTTCAAGGGCCGCAACTTCACCTTTGGTGCGCTGGCGTTGTCGGTGGCCTACGCGCTGTTCTTTGGCAACGTGGTGTTGCTGCCGCTGTGGCTGCAGCAGTGGATGGGCTACACCGCCACATCGGCCGGCATGGCGCTGGCGCCCGTGGGCGTTTTCGCCATCTTGCTCACACCCCTGGTGGGCAAAAAGGTAGGCCAGTGGGACCCCCGCCGCATGGCCACGGGTGCATTCATCGTGTTCAGCACCGTGCTGTGGATGCGGTCGCAGTTCACGGTGCAGACGGACTTCATCCACATCCTGATCCCCACCCTGCTGCAGGGCGCGGCCATGGCGTTCTTCTTCATCCCGCTCACCACGCTGACGCTGTCTGGCATTGCGCCCGAGCGCATTCCGGCAGCGGCGGGCTTGTCCAACTTCGTGCGGATCACCGCCGGGGCCATGGGCACGTCCATTGCCACCACGCTGTGGGAGAGCCGCGCCGCCATGCACCACGCGCACCTGACCGAAGGGCTGGTGCAGGGCCAGGGCGTGTTTGCGCAAACGCTGGACGGCCTGGTGGCCTCGGGCCTCACGCAGATGCAGGCGCTGGCGCAGATCAACCGGCTGATTGACCAACAGGCGTTCACGCGGGCGGCCAACGACATCTTCCTGGGCTCGGCAGGGCTGTTCCTGCTGCTGATCGGGTTGATCTGGCTGACCAAGCGCCCCGCCAAGGCCGCTGGAGCAGGCGCTGCCGATGCCGCTGGGGCCCACTGA
- a CDS encoding efflux RND transporter periplasmic adaptor subunit: MTAASEPLTANEANTARRRGLTLIAAAVAIAALGWGGWHWANGRHIETTDNAYVAGNVVQITPQIGGTVVSIGADDTDFVKAGQLLVKLDPADARVALEQAEAQLAQTVREVRTLFANNSTLKAQVSLRSADLARAQADAARMQDDVTRRAPLMASGAVGKEEFQHANAQLTAAKSTVAAAQAAVVAAQEQLVASQTQTEGTSIEQHPNVQRAAARVREAYLAVQRAQLVAPLDGHVAKRGVQVGQRVQAGAPLMTLVPLHDLWVDANFKESQLQTLRIGQTAELEADVYGTKVVYHGTVTGLGAGTGAAFALLPAQNATGNWIKVVQRVPVRIALDPKEVAEHPLRVGLSMEVKVNTADQSGKSLADTQRTTPVAATAVFDAQFKAADDEVAHIIAANLGRKATAAIATAPSSSAKAANQATAVPSQHHASAPAQPAVQTPVVQ, translated from the coding sequence ATGACTGCTGCCAGCGAACCCCTCACCGCCAACGAAGCCAACACCGCCCGCCGCCGGGGCCTCACCCTCATTGCCGCCGCTGTGGCCATCGCTGCCCTCGGCTGGGGCGGCTGGCACTGGGCCAACGGCCGCCATATCGAAACCACCGACAACGCCTACGTGGCAGGCAACGTGGTGCAGATCACGCCGCAGATCGGCGGCACCGTGGTGTCCATCGGCGCCGACGACACCGACTTTGTGAAGGCGGGCCAGTTGCTCGTCAAGCTGGACCCGGCCGACGCCCGCGTGGCGCTGGAGCAAGCCGAGGCCCAGCTCGCCCAGACCGTGCGCGAAGTGCGCACGCTGTTTGCCAACAACTCCACCCTCAAGGCCCAGGTGAGCCTGCGCAGCGCCGACCTGGCCCGCGCCCAGGCCGACGCCGCCCGCATGCAAGACGACGTGACCCGCCGCGCCCCGCTGATGGCCAGCGGCGCCGTGGGCAAGGAAGAATTCCAGCACGCCAACGCCCAACTGACTGCGGCCAAGAGCACCGTGGCCGCCGCCCAGGCCGCCGTGGTGGCCGCACAAGAGCAACTGGTGGCCAGCCAGACGCAGACCGAAGGCACCTCCATCGAGCAGCACCCCAATGTGCAGCGCGCCGCCGCCCGTGTGCGCGAGGCCTATCTGGCCGTGCAGCGCGCCCAGCTGGTGGCACCGCTCGATGGCCACGTGGCCAAACGCGGCGTGCAAGTGGGCCAGCGCGTGCAGGCAGGCGCCCCGCTGATGACGCTGGTGCCGCTGCATGACCTGTGGGTGGACGCGAATTTCAAGGAAAGCCAGTTGCAAACCCTGCGCATCGGCCAGACCGCTGAGCTGGAAGCCGACGTGTACGGCACCAAAGTGGTCTACCACGGCACGGTGACCGGGCTGGGTGCTGGCACGGGCGCGGCCTTTGCGCTGCTGCCTGCGCAAAACGCCACGGGCAACTGGATCAAGGTGGTGCAGCGCGTGCCCGTGCGCATTGCACTCGACCCCAAGGAAGTGGCCGAGCACCCGTTGCGCGTAGGCCTGTCGATGGAGGTGAAAGTGAACACCGCCGACCAAAGCGGCAAGAGCCTGGCCGACACGCAGCGCACCACACCCGTGGCCGCCACCGCCGTGTTCGACGCGCAGTTCAAGGCCGCCGACGACGAAGTGGCCCACATCATTGCCGCCAACCTGGGTCGCAAGGCTACTGCGGCCATCGCAACGGCCCCCTCCAGCAGTGCCAAGGCTGCCAACCAAGCCACGGCCGTGCCCAGCCAGCACCACGCATCGGCCCCGGCACAACCCGCCGTGCAAACCCCTGTGGTGCAGTAA
- a CDS encoding efflux transporter outer membrane subunit — translation MAHFAVSALALAAAIFLVGCASPGPSHTPLAQTTPAALGLNAGTETVAPAQWWTTLGDAQLNTLIDQALQGNPSLAVSRARLEQAVALSQVREAANGPQATLGVDATRQRYTANGLVPAPVAGNTYNSGTVQASLSWAPDFFGQHAAELQAALGQARAAQADAAAAANTLAAQVGRSYVALARLVAQRDVAVRALEQREEQRKLTQERTAAGLDSQVELTQAQGAVPDARTQIEALEEQITLGRRQLAVLTGQAPDALPALTPRLTALQPTAVPDTLGADLLGRRPDVVAARWRVEAASQGVNSAKSEFYPNINIGAFVGLNSLGLDKLFNGSSRQMGVTPALRLPIFDGGRLRAQLGGRQAELDAAIAQYNGAVLDAVKEAGDAVTSIQSLTRQQALQDDAVASAEKAYRFAQDRYRAGLGNYLVVLSTESQVLAQRRLAVDLRARQLDTRLVLMKALGGGWTDDTAVLRTAAK, via the coding sequence ATGGCCCACTTCGCTGTGTCGGCATTGGCCCTGGCGGCAGCCATCTTCCTGGTCGGCTGCGCAAGCCCTGGCCCGAGCCACACGCCACTGGCGCAAACCACCCCAGCGGCCCTGGGCCTGAATGCAGGCACGGAGACCGTTGCCCCCGCCCAGTGGTGGACCACGCTGGGCGATGCGCAGCTCAACACCCTGATCGACCAGGCCCTGCAAGGCAACCCCAGCCTGGCTGTAAGCCGCGCCCGCCTGGAGCAAGCCGTGGCCCTGAGCCAGGTGCGCGAGGCCGCCAACGGCCCGCAGGCCACGCTGGGTGTGGACGCCACCCGCCAGCGCTACACCGCCAACGGCCTGGTGCCCGCCCCCGTGGCTGGCAACACCTACAACAGCGGCACCGTGCAGGCATCGCTGAGCTGGGCGCCCGACTTTTTTGGCCAGCACGCTGCTGAACTGCAAGCCGCCCTGGGCCAGGCCCGCGCCGCCCAGGCCGATGCAGCCGCTGCCGCCAACACCCTGGCCGCCCAGGTCGGCCGCAGCTACGTGGCCCTGGCCCGGCTGGTGGCCCAGCGCGATGTGGCCGTGCGTGCGCTGGAGCAGCGCGAGGAACAGCGCAAGCTCACCCAAGAGCGCACCGCCGCAGGCCTCGACAGCCAGGTCGAGCTGACCCAGGCGCAGGGTGCCGTGCCCGACGCCCGCACCCAGATCGAAGCACTGGAAGAGCAAATCACCCTGGGCCGCCGCCAGTTGGCCGTGCTGACGGGCCAGGCACCCGATGCCTTGCCTGCGCTGACGCCCAGGCTCACCGCGCTGCAACCCACTGCGGTGCCCGACACCCTGGGCGCAGACCTGCTGGGCCGCCGCCCTGACGTGGTGGCAGCCCGCTGGCGGGTAGAGGCCGCCAGCCAGGGGGTGAACAGCGCCAAGAGCGAGTTCTATCCCAACATCAATATTGGCGCGTTTGTGGGCCTGAACTCACTGGGGCTGGACAAGCTGTTCAACGGCAGCTCGCGCCAGATGGGCGTGACACCTGCGCTGCGCCTGCCCATTTTTGACGGTGGCCGCCTGCGCGCCCAACTGGGGGGCCGCCAGGCCGAGCTGGACGCCGCCATCGCCCAATACAACGGCGCCGTGCTCGATGCCGTGAAGGAAGCAGGCGACGCCGTGACCTCCATCCAGTCGCTCACCCGCCAGCAGGCACTGCAGGACGACGCTGTGGCCAGCGCAGAAAAAGCCTACCGCTTTGCCCAAGACCGCTACCGCGCGGGCCTGGGCAACTACCTGGTCGTGCTGAGCACCGAAAGCCAGGTGCTGGCCCAACGCCGCCTGGCCGTAGACCTGCGGGCCCGCCAGCTGGACACGCGCCTGGTGCTGATGAAAGCACTGGGTGGCGGCTGGACCGATGACACGGCGGTGCTGCGCACCGCTGCGAAATAA
- a CDS encoding MarR family winged helix-turn-helix transcriptional regulator: MTSASDTPRAPASAPVFYRAEHYQAHQLQPENSVGYLLRKVMSSIRTQADAQLAVHDLTYAQWLPLFKLSLSDQTTVANLARDLETDPASMTRSLDRMEAKGLVARERSTVDRRVVQLKLTAEGQRIAALVPPVLADVLNGHLSDFSHDEWQLLLSLLRRMLVNGKPPVPPSP; encoded by the coding sequence ATGACTTCCGCCTCCGACACACCCCGCGCCCCAGCGTCTGCGCCCGTCTTTTACCGCGCAGAGCACTACCAAGCCCATCAGCTTCAGCCTGAAAACAGCGTGGGCTACCTGCTGCGCAAGGTGATGTCTTCCATCCGCACACAGGCCGATGCACAGCTGGCAGTGCACGACCTGACCTATGCGCAGTGGCTGCCCCTGTTCAAGCTGTCTCTGAGCGACCAGACCACCGTCGCCAACCTGGCACGTGACCTGGAGACCGACCCCGCCTCCATGACCCGGTCGCTGGACCGCATGGAAGCCAAGGGCCTAGTGGCGCGCGAGCGCTCCACGGTCGACCGGCGCGTGGTGCAGCTCAAGCTCACAGCCGAAGGCCAGCGCATTGCCGCGCTGGTGCCCCCGGTGCTGGCCGATGTGCTCAACGGCCACCTGAGCGACTTCAGTCACGACGAGTGGCAATTGCTGCTGAGCCTGCTGCGCCGCATGCTGGTGAATGGAAAACCCCCTGTGCCGCCTTCCCCCTGA